A region of Anaerolineae bacterium DNA encodes the following proteins:
- a CDS encoding valine--tRNA ligase, with product MAEEREMPKAWDPRAFEQQIYDWWEAQGYFKPETQFTKGLARRDQKPFVISMPPPNVTGALHLGHAMTAAMEDLMIRYHRMKGEPTLWVPGTDHAGIATQNVVERQLAKEGLTRRDLGREKFLERVWAWKRQYGAQITEQHRRLGVSCDWDRERFTMDEGLSRAVRMAFVQLYKEGLIYRGTYLVNWCPRCESAISDLEVIHEEEDGHLWYVRYPLIGEAWDGPRAAWGSGAWAKGASEFIEVATTRPETILGDTAVAVHPDDERYTRAVGRIAVLPALGRRIPIIADPAVDPKFGTGAVKVTPAHDPTDYEIGQRHALPQVDVMTNTGGMSEQAGPYAGLDRFACRERLVADLQKEGLLVKIEPHRHAIGHCQRCDTIVEPRISTQWFVRIRPLAEPAIEAVRDGRIRIVPERFTKIYFNWMEAIRDWCISRQLWWGHRIPVWYCQDCGGQTCEMADPTECAHCGSARIEQDPDVLDTWFSSALWPFSTLGWPDDTDDLRYFYPTTVLETGYDILFFWVARMIMMGLKFTGKPPFEIVYLHGLVRDALGRKMSKSLGNALDPVELIERYGCDALRFTLVTSSTPGNDSRLDEKKVEAARNFANKVWNAARFVITNLDDTGPVEAMSPDEPGLTLADRWIISRAHRLTAEVNRLMEMYQYGEAGRQIYEFLWGEFCDWFIEIAKIRLYGDDSAAKATVRRVLVYVLERTLRLLHPFMPFVTEAIWQRLPHTGEALIIARWPELGPVDEAAETQMALVQEIVRGIRNARSEYNVEPARRIAAWIAAGDATAMLREQRELLVFLARLDPEQLVIEPALPAPERAVTVVAEGTTTYLPLTGMVDLDAERERLRRRLAALEEDITRSEKLLSSDGFRAKAPAEVVAREEARLAELKDQRAKLEAQLALLK from the coding sequence ATGGCTGAAGAGCGTGAAATGCCCAAAGCATGGGATCCGCGAGCGTTTGAGCAGCAGATTTACGATTGGTGGGAGGCTCAAGGATACTTCAAGCCGGAGACGCAGTTCACCAAGGGATTAGCCCGCCGTGATCAAAAGCCCTTCGTGATCTCGATGCCGCCGCCTAACGTGACCGGCGCACTGCACCTGGGGCACGCTATGACCGCTGCGATGGAGGATCTGATGATTCGATACCACCGCATGAAGGGCGAGCCCACGCTCTGGGTGCCGGGCACCGACCACGCCGGCATCGCTACGCAGAACGTAGTAGAGCGCCAACTGGCGAAGGAGGGGCTGACGCGCCGTGACCTCGGGCGTGAAAAGTTCCTAGAGCGGGTTTGGGCATGGAAGCGCCAGTATGGCGCGCAGATCACCGAACAGCATCGCCGACTGGGAGTGAGCTGCGATTGGGATCGCGAGCGCTTCACCATGGACGAGGGATTGTCGCGAGCAGTGCGCATGGCCTTTGTCCAGTTATACAAGGAGGGGCTGATCTACCGAGGCACGTATCTGGTGAACTGGTGCCCGCGCTGTGAATCGGCTATCTCCGACCTAGAAGTGATTCACGAGGAGGAAGATGGCCATTTGTGGTACGTGCGGTATCCGTTGATCGGCGAGGCGTGGGACGGACCGCGGGCAGCATGGGGCTCCGGCGCCTGGGCCAAGGGCGCATCTGAGTTCATCGAGGTGGCGACGACCCGCCCCGAGACGATCTTAGGCGATACTGCGGTGGCGGTGCACCCCGACGACGAACGGTACACCCGGGCAGTGGGGCGCATCGCCGTGTTGCCGGCGCTGGGCCGCCGCATCCCCATCATCGCTGACCCAGCAGTGGATCCAAAGTTTGGCACTGGCGCGGTCAAGGTGACGCCGGCCCATGATCCTACCGACTACGAGATCGGCCAGCGTCACGCCCTACCTCAGGTGGACGTGATGACCAATACGGGCGGCATGAGCGAGCAGGCAGGGCCCTATGCTGGCCTCGATCGCTTCGCTTGCCGCGAGCGGTTGGTAGCCGACCTGCAAAAAGAGGGATTACTGGTGAAGATAGAGCCGCACCGTCACGCCATCGGCCATTGCCAGCGGTGCGACACCATTGTGGAGCCGCGCATCTCCACCCAGTGGTTCGTGCGGATCCGGCCGCTGGCCGAGCCGGCCATCGAGGCGGTGCGGGATGGGCGCATTCGGATTGTGCCAGAGCGCTTCACTAAGATTTACTTCAACTGGATGGAGGCGATCCGAGACTGGTGCATCAGCCGTCAGTTGTGGTGGGGACATCGCATCCCGGTGTGGTACTGCCAGGACTGTGGCGGCCAGACCTGTGAGATGGCCGATCCCACCGAATGCGCTCATTGCGGTAGCGCTCGCATCGAACAGGACCCGGACGTGCTGGATACCTGGTTCTCATCTGCGTTGTGGCCGTTCAGCACGCTGGGCTGGCCAGATGACACGGACGACCTGCGGTATTTCTATCCGACCACAGTACTGGAGACAGGCTATGACATCCTGTTCTTCTGGGTGGCGCGCATGATCATGATGGGGCTCAAGTTTACCGGCAAGCCGCCGTTCGAGATCGTGTATCTCCACGGCTTGGTGCGCGATGCCCTCGGGCGCAAGATGAGCAAGTCGCTGGGGAACGCACTAGATCCGGTGGAGTTGATTGAACGGTATGGATGCGATGCGCTGCGTTTCACGCTGGTGACGTCGAGCACGCCCGGCAACGACAGCCGGCTAGACGAGAAGAAGGTGGAGGCGGCCCGCAACTTCGCCAACAAGGTGTGGAACGCGGCCCGCTTTGTGATCACCAATTTGGACGATACAGGGCCGGTGGAGGCCATGAGTCCGGATGAGCCGGGGTTGACCCTGGCTGATCGCTGGATCATCAGCCGCGCGCATCGGCTGACAGCCGAGGTGAACCGGCTGATGGAGATGTATCAGTACGGGGAGGCCGGCCGGCAGATCTACGAGTTCCTGTGGGGAGAGTTCTGTGATTGGTTCATTGAGATCGCCAAGATCCGTCTATACGGAGACGATTCAGCGGCTAAGGCGACAGTGCGTCGCGTGCTGGTGTACGTGCTAGAGCGCACCCTGCGCCTGTTGCATCCGTTCATGCCATTTGTGACCGAAGCGATCTGGCAACGGTTGCCGCACACGGGTGAGGCGCTGATCATCGCCCGGTGGCCGGAGCTAGGGCCGGTAGATGAAGCCGCTGAGACGCAGATGGCGCTGGTGCAGGAGATTGTGCGCGGCATCCGCAACGCGCGCTCGGAATACAACGTGGAGCCAGCGCGGCGGATTGCGGCGTGGATCGCCGCCGGTGATGCAACGGCGATGCTTCGGGAGCAGCGGGAGCTGCTGGTGTTCCTGGCACGACTAGACCCAGAGCAGTTGGTGATCGAGCCGGCGCTGCCCGCGCCTGAGCGCGCGGTGACGGTGGTGGCTGAGGGAACAACGACATATCTGCCGCTGACCGGGATGGTGGATCTGGACGCAGAGCGGGAACGGCTGCGTAGGCGGCTGGCCGCGCTGGAGGAAGATATCACCCGTAGCGAGAAGCTATTGAGCAGCGACGGCTTTCGCGCCAAAGCGCCAGCGGAGGTGGTAGCCCGTGAGGAAGCTCGGCTAGCCGAGCTGAAGGATCAACGGGCGAAGCTGGAGGCGCAACTAGCGCTACTGAAATAG
- a CDS encoding dihydrodipicolinate reductase, which yields MKRGSFVKDRPTSEPIRVIQYGLGSIGCAIARHVLERHGVELVGAVDMDPRKVGRDAGEVIGAARPLGFPVCARLTEVLTRAPAHVAVHSTSSYLNLVKGQIIELLEAGLDVISTAEELSFPWLAHPEDAQELDVAAKRCGKSVLGTGVNPGFLMDTLPTILTAICQSVERMEVTRVVNASTRRAPFQAKIGCGMTLEEFEAGTVAGQIGHVGLRESMDAVAHALGRRLTRYEITVEPLIAERPIVTEHFAVKPGQICGLKQTGRGFTGEGEFIKLTFFAALNAEDEHDVIEIQGCPNLKMTLRGTNGDLATVAIVVNAIPRVIAAAPGLVTMQDLPPVHLW from the coding sequence ATGAAAAGAGGCTCCTTCGTCAAAGACAGACCTACGTCAGAACCAATTCGCGTGATCCAATATGGCCTTGGCTCCATCGGCTGCGCCATCGCACGCCATGTGCTGGAACGGCACGGCGTTGAACTCGTCGGCGCAGTGGACATGGATCCCCGAAAGGTAGGCCGAGACGCCGGCGAGGTGATCGGAGCAGCTCGCCCTTTAGGCTTCCCCGTATGTGCTCGCCTGACTGAGGTGCTGACACGTGCACCAGCTCATGTGGCAGTTCACTCGACGAGCTCTTATCTCAACCTCGTTAAAGGCCAGATCATCGAGCTCCTGGAGGCGGGGCTGGATGTGATCTCCACGGCTGAAGAGCTCTCATTTCCCTGGCTGGCCCATCCGGAGGATGCCCAAGAGCTCGACGTTGCGGCCAAGCGATGTGGAAAAAGCGTGCTGGGCACGGGTGTGAATCCAGGCTTCCTTATGGATACACTGCCGACTATCCTGACCGCTATCTGTCAGTCAGTAGAACGAATGGAGGTTACGCGCGTGGTCAACGCCTCCACACGGCGCGCTCCCTTCCAAGCCAAGATCGGCTGTGGCATGACATTAGAGGAGTTCGAGGCAGGGACTGTGGCGGGACAGATAGGTCATGTGGGACTGCGAGAATCTATGGATGCCGTGGCACATGCCCTGGGAAGACGGCTGACGCGCTATGAGATCACAGTGGAACCTCTCATCGCTGAAAGGCCGATTGTGACAGAGCATTTCGCCGTAAAGCCAGGCCAGATATGTGGGCTGAAACAGACGGGACGAGGCTTTACAGGCGAAGGTGAGTTCATTAAGTTGACGTTCTTCGCCGCGCTGAACGCGGAAGACGAACATGACGTGATCGAGATCCAGGGCTGCCCTAACCTGAAGATGACGCTGCGCGGCACCAACGGCGATCTGGCCACCGTCGCCATCGTCGTCAATGCTATCCCGCGAGTGATCGCCGCCGCCCCTGGGCTGGTTACAATGCAAGACCTGCCGCCTGTACATCTGTGGTGA
- a CDS encoding mechanosensitive ion channel family protein — translation MLTLPLSGTGAQLASVVLRLGLIGLLAFLAWRGVQWAACQAVRRLEGPGTTAEQLDRLKTLVYVGRSVGYALILLIAGLMALQSLGINIAPLLAGAGVAGLALSLGAQTLIRDFIGGILILAENQFTIGDTIQVGTVTGSVERITLRATYLRDAEGRLYVVPNGDIRLVSNLTVGWARAVVDLSVDYRVDMDQVLHTLESAAQTVQEDPTIQASLLEAPQVVAWVGLKDRAVQVQLMAKTRPGQQWTVAMALRKYAVEALRAAGIEMA, via the coding sequence ATGCTGACTTTGCCTCTTTCCGGTACTGGCGCTCAACTGGCTTCGGTTGTCCTACGGCTTGGGCTGATCGGATTGCTGGCTTTTTTAGCCTGGCGCGGGGTACAATGGGCCGCCTGCCAAGCAGTACGTCGCCTAGAGGGGCCTGGTACCACGGCTGAACAACTGGACCGCCTGAAAACGCTCGTCTATGTCGGACGCAGCGTGGGCTATGCTCTGATCCTGCTTATCGCCGGGCTGATGGCGCTGCAGTCTCTGGGTATCAACATCGCCCCGTTGTTGGCGGGAGCCGGTGTGGCTGGGCTAGCGCTCTCGCTGGGCGCGCAGACCTTGATTCGAGATTTCATTGGCGGGATTTTGATCCTCGCCGAAAATCAGTTTACCATTGGGGACACGATTCAAGTCGGAACCGTGACAGGAAGCGTGGAGCGCATCACCTTGCGGGCGACGTATCTGCGCGATGCGGAGGGGCGGCTATATGTAGTCCCCAACGGCGACATCCGGCTGGTCTCCAATCTGACCGTGGGGTGGGCGCGAGCTGTAGTGGACCTGAGCGTGGATTACCGAGTAGATATGGACCAGGTGCTGCATACGCTGGAATCCGCAGCACAAACGGTCCAGGAAGATCCAACGATTCAGGCCAGCCTGCTCGAAGCGCCACAAGTTGTTGCCTGGGTAGGCCTCAAGGATCGAGCCGTGCAGGTTCAGCTGATGGCCAAAACCCGGCCAGGCCAGCAGTGGACGGTGGCGATGGCGCTGCGCAAGTATGCGGTAGAAGCATTGCGAGCCGCGGGCATCGAGATGGCATAG
- a CDS encoding dienelactone hydrolase family protein — MGDPNLRQAILHCLGRFPERVPLAAEFEPPMDLGDHTRARVSYAVEPNERVTAWLLYPKGPKLVGGWPGILAIHQHAGQYYLGKSEPAGLSANRMYHYGLELCRRGYVVLCPDHLCFEDRRPPEYVRVESGSLQDHGYEWFEFTQRILHGSCLQTKYLHDLVCALELLAGLPDVNPQRLGAIGHSLGGQEALWLAWYDDRVKAAVSSCGFSLIRTILRDRINHNLAMYVPGLLEVCDMDALVADIAPRAFLLTAGEEDRIFPIDGVRAIVEKAKAAYVQAGVPDRFQAILFPAGHSFPDEVKAEAYAFLDRWLRDSNP, encoded by the coding sequence ATGGGCGATCCAAACCTTCGCCAAGCGATTCTCCATTGTCTGGGACGCTTCCCCGAGCGTGTTCCACTGGCGGCGGAGTTCGAACCCCCTATGGATTTGGGAGATCACACTCGCGCGCGGGTGAGCTATGCGGTCGAGCCGAACGAGCGAGTTACGGCCTGGCTGTTGTACCCGAAGGGGCCGAAGCTCGTGGGCGGATGGCCGGGCATCCTGGCGATCCATCAGCACGCTGGCCAGTACTACCTAGGCAAATCGGAGCCGGCCGGGCTGAGCGCCAACCGCATGTACCATTACGGGCTGGAGCTTTGTCGGCGCGGCTACGTGGTGCTCTGCCCTGATCACCTCTGTTTCGAGGACCGCCGGCCACCTGAGTACGTGCGCGTGGAAAGCGGCTCCCTTCAGGATCACGGGTACGAGTGGTTCGAGTTCACTCAGCGCATCCTACATGGCTCGTGTCTCCAAACCAAGTATCTGCACGATCTCGTGTGCGCGCTCGAGCTGCTGGCTGGGTTGCCAGACGTCAACCCGCAACGCCTAGGCGCAATTGGCCACTCATTGGGTGGACAGGAGGCGCTCTGGTTGGCCTGGTACGATGATCGGGTGAAGGCTGCTGTCTCCTCGTGTGGGTTCAGCCTAATCCGCACGATCCTGCGGGATAGGATCAACCACAACCTGGCCATGTATGTGCCAGGTCTATTAGAGGTCTGCGACATGGACGCGCTGGTGGCTGACATCGCCCCGCGCGCCTTCCTGCTCACCGCTGGCGAGGAGGATCGCATCTTCCCGATAGATGGAGTACGAGCGATCGTTGAGAAAGCCAAAGCGGCGTACGTGCAAGCTGGTGTGCCCGACCGCTTTCAGGCCATCCTCTTCCCCGCTGGTCACAGTTTTCCCGACGAGGTGAAAGCGGAAGCGTATGCCTTCCTAGATCGGTGGCTCAGGGATAGTAATCCATGA
- a CDS encoding class I SAM-dependent methyltransferase has protein sequence MAIDNLVEAIRQHFDRQSARYDRNPFTRWVGRSELAVLRAIIPPAPQPGITPALDFGCGTGRVARLLLELGYSVTGYDLSPGMLAQARAALGYYSSITFTADRRWIQMPWPLIVSLGVLDYYPDTAPLWREWNELLALDGVLVVTAPNASSPLAWLYAVTSRLSCPAFPVTARELSEKAHLAGLRVTDLRGAFPRHPVWGHTLVLRLVKKEPVRG, from the coding sequence ATGGCAATAGACAACCTGGTTGAGGCGATCCGACAGCATTTTGATCGGCAATCCGCTCGCTATGACCGGAATCCCTTCACACGCTGGGTGGGGCGCAGCGAGCTCGCCGTCCTGCGGGCGATAATCCCCCCGGCTCCTCAGCCGGGCATCACCCCGGCGCTGGACTTCGGGTGCGGAACTGGGCGGGTCGCGCGGCTGCTGCTGGAGCTGGGCTATTCGGTAACCGGCTACGATCTGTCGCCGGGGATGTTGGCCCAGGCGCGGGCCGCGCTGGGATACTACTCCAGTATAACCTTCACGGCCGATCGCCGGTGGATTCAGATGCCATGGCCGCTGATCGTCTCACTGGGCGTGCTCGACTACTATCCGGACACGGCTCCATTGTGGCGAGAGTGGAATGAGCTTCTAGCCCTGGATGGAGTGCTGGTGGTCACCGCTCCCAACGCCAGCAGCCCGCTGGCGTGGCTGTACGCTGTGACGTCTCGTCTGTCTTGTCCGGCATTCCCCGTGACCGCCCGTGAGCTGTCGGAAAAAGCTCACCTAGCAGGGTTGCGGGTCACCGATTTGCGCGGCGCGTTCCCACGACATCCCGTGTGGGGACATACCCTCGTGCTACGGCTGGTGAAGAAAGAACCGGTCAGAGGCTGA
- a CDS encoding glycosyltransferase: METVRVGVVIPAFNEALHLPRVLDVVSGVDWLTQIVVVDDGSTDDTLAVAQRYALQDRRISVIHLPHNRGKADAMLAGVQALRADVVIFLDADLIGLQPHHLRQLYEAFTAGHCDMTVAIFRRGRLHTDFAHWLTPWLSGQRCLRRSAAEQALRSLQGSRYGVETGLTLYARRHGWRYRYVAWEGLTHVVQEQKHGTLLGLCGHARMYIQIAMMLLALGGSIVRSRLVFSLHLSPLSYQRLAIVVTVLLVLTLWLGGYDRLQARTELRLRDLATLEVERYHRILIFAPHPDDEVLASGGVIATALALEPAPEVRVVVVTNGEASLSTALANGYNPISQHSVQRLAEARRQESLRALTALGLYPEQVQFWGFPDGGLEPIWQRYWTGEASYRSRWTGLTSSEQAVNSPVVPYTGAALLGLLRKALAEFQPDAVVMPHPRDAHPDHRALAYFISVAISLNQAEGLFPAPDLFAYVIWLNMSPRPVSIRLDRNPLRLPARFNEDAAQWVRLPLTATVREHKAIAIQAYRTQARVLPSLLRSAVSENEVFTRQLLQHEIPQRSSPPPMPPDEMWQPFPYEEDWKWPGAYRLVAPLSLWVAADSRNVWLAAQLPSAPRKGLQYVFVVRTAHGSQPIEMRLPAREVAQARHGHFVLARVPVAELDRGEYGQVLMVSLETRLAGSLTVTRGTWRLLYLPGGYRPS; this comes from the coding sequence ATGGAAACTGTTCGTGTCGGCGTGGTCATCCCTGCGTTTAACGAGGCTCTTCATTTGCCGCGCGTGCTGGATGTGGTGAGTGGAGTGGATTGGCTCACGCAGATCGTAGTAGTAGACGATGGCTCAACCGACGACACGTTGGCCGTAGCGCAGCGGTACGCGCTTCAAGATCGGCGGATCTCTGTGATCCATTTGCCGCATAATCGAGGCAAGGCGGACGCCATGCTGGCTGGCGTCCAAGCGCTACGAGCCGACGTGGTGATCTTTCTAGACGCCGACCTGATCGGCCTACAGCCGCATCACCTGCGACAGCTTTATGAGGCCTTTACTGCTGGGCATTGCGACATGACGGTGGCGATCTTTCGCCGTGGGAGGCTGCACACGGATTTCGCCCATTGGCTGACCCCATGGCTGAGCGGTCAACGCTGTCTCCGACGTTCCGCAGCCGAACAGGCGCTCCGATCTCTGCAGGGGAGCCGCTATGGCGTTGAGACTGGCCTGACCCTCTACGCCCGGAGACATGGCTGGCGTTACCGATACGTGGCCTGGGAAGGGCTCACCCATGTCGTCCAGGAACAAAAGCACGGTACCCTCCTTGGCCTGTGCGGGCATGCTCGCATGTATATTCAGATCGCGATGATGTTGCTGGCGCTCGGCGGCTCGATCGTGAGAAGCCGCCTCGTCTTCTCGCTTCACCTTTCACCGCTTTCTTACCAGCGTCTGGCCATCGTGGTCACTGTGCTGCTAGTTCTCACCTTGTGGTTAGGAGGCTATGATCGTTTACAAGCTCGCACCGAGCTGCGCTTGCGGGACCTAGCCACCCTTGAGGTCGAGCGCTATCATCGCATTCTGATCTTCGCCCCTCATCCCGATGATGAGGTGCTGGCGTCGGGGGGTGTCATCGCCACTGCCCTGGCCCTAGAGCCTGCCCCTGAGGTGCGCGTGGTCGTGGTTACGAATGGTGAAGCGTCCCTCTCAACGGCGCTCGCCAATGGTTACAATCCTATATCACAACACAGCGTGCAGCGGCTGGCTGAGGCGCGCCGGCAAGAGAGCCTGCGCGCTTTGACTGCGCTTGGCTTATATCCTGAACAGGTTCAGTTCTGGGGGTTCCCAGATGGGGGGCTGGAACCGATCTGGCAACGGTATTGGACGGGCGAGGCTTCCTATCGCTCTCGCTGGACGGGTTTAACCTCTTCTGAACAGGCGGTCAACAGCCCTGTGGTCCCCTATACTGGTGCGGCCTTGCTGGGCCTCCTGCGGAAGGCACTGGCCGAGTTCCAGCCGGACGCGGTGGTGATGCCGCACCCGCGCGATGCGCATCCGGACCATCGTGCGCTGGCCTATTTCATCTCGGTGGCCATCTCGCTGAACCAGGCTGAGGGCCTTTTCCCCGCGCCCGATCTGTTCGCCTATGTGATATGGCTGAACATGTCGCCGCGCCCGGTAAGCATCCGTTTGGATCGCAACCCTCTGCGCCTCCCAGCACGGTTCAACGAGGACGCCGCCCAGTGGGTGCGTCTCCCCTTGACGGCCACGGTGCGCGAGCACAAGGCCATAGCGATCCAGGCATATCGCACGCAAGCGCGCGTCTTGCCCTCTCTGCTGCGCAGCGCGGTGAGCGAGAACGAGGTCTTCACACGCCAGTTGCTGCAGCACGAGATCCCGCAAAGATCCTCTCCTCCACCCATGCCGCCTGATGAGATGTGGCAGCCTTTCCCATACGAGGAGGACTGGAAGTGGCCGGGCGCCTATCGCCTGGTAGCTCCCCTATCCCTGTGGGTGGCTGCCGATTCCAGGAACGTATGGCTAGCAGCGCAGCTTCCATCGGCCCCACGCAAAGGGCTTCAATATGTGTTCGTCGTGCGCACGGCGCACGGCTCCCAGCCCATTGAGATGCGCTTGCCAGCTCGCGAGGTGGCGCAGGCTCGTCACGGGCACTTCGTCCTAGCTAGGGTCCCTGTCGCGGAGCTAGATCGAGGCGAGTATGGACAGGTGTTGATGGTCTCGCTGGAAACGCGCTTGGCCGGCAGCCTCACTGTGACGCGAGGCACGTGGCGTTTGTTGTACCTGCCCGGAGGCTATCGACCCTCATGA
- a CDS encoding ROK family protein yields the protein MTNHWTLGVDIGGTKIAAALIDAGGHPHGLHAIPTLAHEGAEAILERVITLARAVIAETSIMPVAVGVGTGGQVDPAAGEIVFATELLPGWTGLPLARRLREALGLPVYVANDVHAMALGEATYGAGRGVCYGLYVAVGTGIGGGWVLEGRLYHGRSGLAGSVGHVKVEPNGRPCTCGGRGCVEQYASGPAIAEHYRRLRGLAATPSGHEVVISMNAGDPLARLAIREAGRWLGLALASLVNAMGPDAIVVGGGVAAAGEPFFSAIRTSLAQHVLPSARSTPVIPAALGPHAGVIGAGVLARQGLSSSTLPRL from the coding sequence ATGACCAATCACTGGACATTGGGCGTTGATATAGGCGGCACTAAGATCGCCGCGGCGTTGATTGATGCCGGGGGGCATCCTCATGGTCTGCACGCCATCCCCACGCTGGCGCATGAGGGCGCAGAGGCGATCCTGGAACGTGTCATCACGTTGGCTCGCGCAGTGATCGCCGAGACCTCGATCATGCCTGTGGCGGTAGGGGTGGGCACTGGAGGTCAGGTAGACCCAGCGGCGGGGGAGATCGTCTTTGCCACCGAGCTGCTGCCAGGTTGGACGGGGTTACCGCTGGCGCGGCGGCTGCGCGAAGCGTTGGGATTGCCCGTCTACGTGGCCAACGATGTCCACGCCATGGCCCTGGGCGAGGCCACGTATGGCGCAGGGCGAGGCGTCTGCTATGGGCTGTACGTGGCTGTGGGCACTGGCATCGGCGGCGGTTGGGTATTGGAGGGCCGTTTGTACCATGGCCGCAGCGGGCTGGCCGGCTCAGTGGGCCACGTGAAGGTAGAGCCCAATGGGCGCCCATGCACTTGCGGTGGGCGCGGCTGCGTCGAACAGTATGCCAGCGGCCCGGCCATCGCTGAGCATTACCGTCGGTTGCGCGGGCTGGCTGCCACTCCCAGCGGACACGAAGTAGTGATCTCTATGAATGCTGGCGATCCGCTGGCCCGTTTGGCGATCCGGGAAGCGGGACGCTGGTTGGGGCTGGCGCTGGCCTCGCTGGTCAATGCGATGGGGCCGGACGCGATCGTCGTCGGTGGTGGCGTCGCTGCGGCCGGTGAGCCCTTCTTCTCCGCTATCCGCACCAGCCTAGCCCAACATGTGCTGCCTTCTGCTCGTTCGACGCCGGTGATCCCGGCCGCGCTCGGCCCGCACGCAGGCGTCATCGGCGCAGGCGTGCTCGCCCGGCAAGGGCTGTCTTCGTCAACACTTCCTCGTCTATAA
- a CDS encoding flippase-like domain-containing protein has product MRRCGAKPLLSARLLPWLITLLLVIFLIRQGPSLSDLHRVIVQAQWFWLLLAVLFQAGAYGAITWLNELLLSQYRVLVPWLRQYLIQLIMAFIEAAIPSMAISGLVLRARLLKPYGATADVASVTTVVETVLISASVIFPAFVGLGWMLLHGIGDRRIEWTVLLWGIGFLGGGAVLIWQWRSARLKAIQRRWVFGLGSWWDQYLLSRFPDRLGQWPSARWIARARYLMAEMTILLRTRPIAIVSALCLRTASEALGFIGCFYAFGQRLPPYTLLLLYTLTITINTLGAIPGGVGLAEVSLATLYAQFDVELERAMIIALAYRLTGYWLPRAVGGLSWLWLERLHRAPLASEGPADGNRQPG; this is encoded by the coding sequence ATGAGGCGATGTGGTGCGAAGCCCTTGCTATCAGCCCGTCTCCTTCCCTGGCTGATCACCCTTTTGCTGGTGATCTTTTTAATCCGACAGGGTCCCAGCTTGAGCGATCTGCATCGGGTGATCGTCCAGGCGCAGTGGTTTTGGCTCCTGTTGGCTGTGCTCTTTCAAGCCGGTGCTTACGGAGCCATAACGTGGCTGAATGAGCTTCTGCTAAGCCAGTACCGGGTGTTAGTACCCTGGCTTCGTCAGTACCTCATTCAGCTCATCATGGCCTTCATCGAGGCTGCCATCCCCTCGATGGCGATCAGCGGGCTGGTACTGCGCGCCCGGCTGCTAAAGCCGTATGGCGCAACGGCGGATGTGGCCAGCGTCACCACCGTGGTAGAGACGGTGCTGATTAGCGCCAGCGTGATCTTTCCCGCGTTTGTGGGGCTCGGATGGATGCTGCTCCACGGGATCGGCGACCGCCGGATCGAGTGGACGGTGCTGCTGTGGGGGATCGGCTTCCTGGGGGGCGGCGCGGTGCTGATATGGCAGTGGCGATCGGCCCGCCTGAAAGCCATCCAGCGGCGATGGGTGTTTGGGCTTGGCTCTTGGTGGGACCAGTACCTCCTGTCTCGCTTCCCCGATCGGCTGGGCCAGTGGCCTAGTGCCCGATGGATCGCGCGGGCGCGTTATCTGATGGCGGAAATGACCATCTTGCTGCGCACGCGTCCCATCGCCATCGTCAGCGCCCTCTGCCTGCGCACAGCCTCTGAGGCGCTGGGCTTCATTGGATGCTTTTACGCTTTCGGACAGCGCCTGCCGCCCTATACGCTGCTGTTGCTGTACACGCTGACGATCACCATCAACACCTTGGGGGCCATACCAGGCGGCGTGGGCCTGGCCGAGGTCTCGCTGGCCACCCTGTACGCGCAGTTCGACGTGGAGCTGGAGCGCGCGATGATCATCGCGCTGGCGTACCGGCTGACGGGATACTGGCTTCCACGAGCGGTGGGCGGCCTTTCCTGGCTCTGGCTGGAGCGCCTCCATCGCGCGCCATTGGCCTCTGAGGGGCCGGCTGATGGCAATAGACAACCTGGTTGA
- a CDS encoding NTPase, with the protein MPANLLLTGAPGCGKTTIIEKVVSALPWGMAGGFFTRELRQGRGRIGFEVCTLTGERAVLAHVDIVSRHRVGRYGIDVATFERVGVAALERAIAAGLWVIVDEIGKMELFSERFRRALIAALDGPIPVLATISARPHPWCDQIKARLDVELWTVTPQNRDALPRRALEWLSARRV; encoded by the coding sequence GTGCCTGCCAATCTCTTGTTGACCGGTGCGCCTGGTTGTGGCAAAACCACTATTATCGAGAAAGTGGTCTCCGCGTTGCCGTGGGGCATGGCTGGCGGGTTCTTTACCCGTGAATTGCGTCAAGGAAGAGGACGGATCGGCTTTGAGGTGTGCACCTTGACTGGAGAGCGAGCTGTCTTGGCGCACGTGGACATCGTCTCCCGCCACCGAGTGGGACGCTATGGGATAGACGTGGCCACTTTCGAGCGCGTGGGTGTAGCCGCGCTGGAGAGAGCCATCGCTGCCGGCCTCTGGGTCATTGTGGACGAGATCGGCAAGATGGAGCTCTTTTCTGAGCGGTTTCGTCGCGCGCTGATCGCGGCCCTGGATGGCCCGATCCCCGTGCTCGCCACTATCAGCGCTCGTCCGCATCCTTGGTGTGACCAGATCAAAGCGCGGCTAGATGTGGAGCTGTGGACGGTCACGCCTCAGAATCGAGACGCGTTGCCTAGGCGAGCGCTGGAGTGGTTGTCTGCCCGGCGGGTATAG